The Coffea arabica cultivar ET-39 chromosome 4e, Coffea Arabica ET-39 HiFi, whole genome shotgun sequence genome includes a window with the following:
- the LOC113741260 gene encoding protein MHF1 homolog → MERGTGENESEMDRDEEEAVNEILRDRFRLCTISIAEAEAKKNGMEVSQPIMACISDLAFKYAEQLAKDLELFSQHAGRKSVNMEDVILCAHRNSQLAASLRSFCNDLKAKEPPSERKRRRNAKKEDKGAADALYIPDQ, encoded by the exons ATGGAAAGAGGAACCGGAGAAAATGAAAGCGAAATGGATAGAGATGAAGAAGAAGCAGTCAATGAGATCTTAAGAGATCGATTTCGACTCTGCACTATCTCCATTGCTGAAGCCGAAG CAAAAAAGAATGGGATGGAAGTTTCGCAACCGATCATGGCTTGTATTTCCGATCTAGCCTTCAAATATGCCG AACAGTTGGCAAAGGACCTTGAGCTATTCTCACAGCATGCTGGTCGTAAATCTGTAAACATGGAAGATGTCATACTTTGTG CTCATCGGAACAGTCAACTGGCTGCGTCATTAAGATCTTTCTGCAATGATCTAAAAGCAAAAGAACCTCCATCGGAAAGGAAGAGgagaagaaatgcaaaaaaGGAAGATAAAGGTGCTGCTGACGCACTCTATATCCCAGATCAGTAA
- the LOC140005827 gene encoding trihelix transcription factor ASR3-like, producing MRNDLRREKKLPGHFDREVHAVLNGNSYQAVMGMSVDGREAVGTCVADTEDEDEEDVNRGIETGVVFDSGTHARPETLISHLEKCAQGKIFRGPNVQVARESPRSNSPAPMPLSGPAKGKQPGPHFWTRRVSQEDVKRRRLSLDKCEDFNLSQHLIKVLERNNRVLNAQLETQRMNSQLDREQQKAHTDILSSALSKICDAFSRIADKF from the exons ATGAGAAATGATTTGAGGCGGGAGAAAAAACTTCCAGGTCACTTTGATAGAGAAGTCCATGCTGTCCTCAATGGAAACTCCTATCAAGCTGTAATGGGAATGAGTGTAGATGGAAGAGAGGCTGTTGGGACATGTGTAGCAGATACtgaggatgaggatgaggaggaTGTTAACAGGGGGATAGAAACGGGGGTAGTCTTTGATAGTGGTACTCATGCCAGACCAGAAACTCTAATTTCACATCTTGAGAAGTGCGCTCAGGGGAAAATTTTCAGGGGTCCAAACGTACAAGTTGCAAGAGAAAGTCCAAGAAGCAATTCCCCTGCTCCAATGCCTCTATCAG GTCCAGCAAAAGGAAAACAGCCAGGCCCACATTTCTGGACAAGAAGAGTCTCTCAGGAGGATGTGAAGAGAAGAAGACTATCCTTGGATAAATGTGAAGATTTCAACCTCAGTCAGCACTTGATCAAGgttttggaaagaaacaatCGTGTACTAAATGCACAACTGGAAACCCAAAGAATGAACTCACAGTTAGACAGAGAGCAGCAGAAGGCCCACACTGATATACTAAGTTCTGCTCTCAGTAAGATTTGCGATGCTTTTTCAAGAATTGCAGATAAGTTTTGA